In Dermacentor silvarum isolate Dsil-2018 chromosome 2, BIME_Dsil_1.4, whole genome shotgun sequence, the following proteins share a genomic window:
- the LOC119442982 gene encoding uncharacterized protein LOC119442982 has protein sequence MISWLFLFLACVPTCFALECYVCTSQDKNNEKCTETIKTCDPTETRCLTEVRWGSTPYWAPSGEKQYYISKHCSTEEHCTNQTILYRERCDRIWYNDWECVECCTGDRCNYYVTLGAGLSRPSAWICIVAAAVALLASYTRAS, from the exons ATGATTTCTTGGTTATTCCTTTTTCTGGCATGCGTTCCAACTT GCTTTGCTTTGGAATGCTACGTGTGTACGAGTCAAGACAAAAATAACGAGAAGTGTACCGAGACCATCAAAACGTGTGATCCTACTGAAACGCGCTGCCTTACCGAAGTTCGCTGGGGaa GTACGCCTTACTGGGCTCCATCCGGCGAAAAGCAGTACTACATCAGCAAGCACTGTTCCACTGAGGAACACTGTACGAATCAGACTATACTGTATCGTGAGCGCTGTGATCGCATCTGGTACAACGACTGGGAGTGTGTGGAATGCTGTACTGGTGACCGCTGCAACTATTATGTAACG CTCGGTGCAGGTCTCTCAAGGCCGTCAGCATGGATCTGCATAGTTGCCGCTGCTGTTGCTCTCCTGGCCTCCTATACCAGGGCATCATGA